From the Thomasclavelia ramosa DSM 1402 genome, the window ATTTTAGTTAACTCACTCATAATGATCACCTCAATTACATTATAAGCCACTAATAACTTAAAAGCTATCCTCTGGGATAGCTTTTGGTCAATAGAAATTTTAAGCAACAACAATTTCTAGTTATATTATTGACGTATTTTTATTTTTTATACATGGTCAAATGCATTTTCGATATCTTCTAACAAATCATCTATATGCTCTAAACCAATTGACAATCTAATAGTGTTAGCTTTAATTCCAGATGCTGCTAATTCAGCTTCATTCATTTGTGAATGCGTTGTTGAAGCAGGATGAATTACTAATGATTTCGCATCAGCTACATTTGCTAATAAAGAAAAAATTTCTAAATTATCTATAAATTTCTTAGCATCATTTTCGTCACCAGCAATTTCAAAAGTAAAAATTGATCCAGCTCCATGTGAGAAATATCGTTGATATAATTCATGATAAGGACTATTATTTAGTGATGGATGATTAACTTTTGCAACTTTAGGATGTTTACTTAAATAATCAACCACTTTTAAAGCATTTTCTACATGACGCTCTACTCGTAGTGATAATGTCTCCAATCCTTGTAATAAAAGAAAAGCATTGAACGGAGAAATAGTCGCTCCCTTATCACGTAATACTACTGCTCTAATTCTAGTTACAAAGGCGGCAGCTCCAGCAGCTTCAGTAAAAATAACACCGTGATAACTTGGATCAGGTTTACTTAATTGTGGGAACTTCCCTGAAGCCTGCCAATCAAACTTTCCAGAATCGACAATTACACCACCTAAAGTAGTTCCATGCCCGCCAATAAACTTAGTTGCTGAATGCACAACAATATCTGCTCCATGTTCAATTGGCCTAAATAAATATGGTGTTCCAAATGTATTATCAATAATTAATGGAATACCATGCTCATGAGCAATTTTACTAACTGCCTCAACATCAACTAAACTTGAATTAGGATTTCCTAATGACTCTATAAAAATCGCTTTGGTATTTTCTTGTAACGCTAATTTAAAATTCTCGGGATCATCACTATCAACAAATGTTGTATTAACACCATAATTTGTCAATGTGTGAGCTAATAAATTATATGTCCCCCCATAAATTTGTTTAGCTGCCACAATATGATCACCACTTCGTGTAATACTTTCAATCGCATAAGTCACTGCAGCCGCTCCTGAAGCTACTGCTAATGCTGCTACCCCACCTTCTAAAGCTGCCATTCTTTGTTCAAAAACATCTTCAGTTGGATTAGTTAAGCGTCCATAAATATTACCAGCATCACTTAATCCAAAACGTGCTGCCGCATGATCACAATTATCAAATACATAAGCTGCTGTCTGGTAAATAGGCACTGCTCTTGCTCCGGTAGGATCAGTTATTTCTTGTCCTACATGTAACTGTTTAGTTTCAAATCTTAAATTATCTTTACTCATTTTATTTTCCTCTTTTCTTAATGTTTGTTATCTATGATTTATAAAAAACAATACATTCGTCCATTCCGAAAATTATTTCTGAGCTGTTGTAGTAGTTCAAAATTCATTTTTCTTCCCCTTATCCTACTGTTATAGTATGAATAGAGTATACTAAACTATTTCCTACCTGTCAATAGGGAAATAAAAAGTCATGTTATAAATTTATATGTATCTATTGTCAAATGGTCAAAAATAATTAACTTACTAGATATAAACTAGCATTTTATGGGGTAGCAATAGTCTTATATTATTAATGATTCCCTTTCTTTAATTTTTGTTCTTTCTAAAACTTAAAAAATATATTGCTATACCTTTCAATTTTTTCCATAATAAAAATCTCACTTCTATAGTCTTGGTAAGATTATATTATCACATCTATCTACTTTGGCGAGATTATATCTAATTATTTAAAAGTTTTTATTAATGTGTTTTACGATGTCTATAATAGTATTGTATTGAAATTCCTAATAATGATAAACCGCTTATGATCAACAATCCTGTCATATCGACACTATCGCCAGTTTTTACAGCAGCTGTTGAATTTGATTGGGGAGCAACATCGGCATCAGGATTAGATGGAGTTGAAACTACTGTTTCACGATCCCACAAATAATCTTTTACAAATTCACTGAACTGACTACGCCATACACCCCAGTCATGAGCTCCATTTTTCCATTCAAAAACTACATTAGCTCCGGCTTTTATCAATTCTTCATTAATTTGAACATTGACATTCCGCCTAACAAAAGTATCAAAAATTCCTACACTCACATAGTATTGTGATACTTTGAGAAACGCTGCAACCATTTCCAGTGTTAATGTTTCTTCAACAAAATCTAATGTACGACTCGGTGAAAATACACCATAATAGCCAAATGTTTCATTACTATAGAACATTGCTTGAACTGTAACTGTAGCTCCACTAGACAGACCAGCTAGTACTTTATCTTGGGAATTTGCTGAAACACTATAATTCTTTTCAATGTAAAGCATAATGCATTCTGTAAGATTTTTTAGGCTATCACCCTTTTCAAAGTTAAAATATGTATTATCCTTAGTAACCACAATTGCGTCAGCCACTTCACCATCAGCAATTAGATTATCCATAATATTATTTGCTGAAGCGATATTCATCCACTCAACATCATTTCCCCCACCACCATGTGCAAGATAAATTGTCTTATAAGTTTTATTTGTATCATAGTCATGCGGTAAATATATACCTAACGGCTGGCTACTGCCATCAATGTTGTTATATTAGCCTCTATAAATGATAAACATAATAAGCTGATTATTCCTAATTTTAATCTTCTCATAAATCTAGCCTCCTTTTCTCTTTTCTATTAATATTTTATCACAGCCTCATTTTGAAATTGCTTTTATTTGGCGTGGTTTCTATAATAAAGAAAATCATTGATAAATAATAAAAAGGGGCATATTTTGAACCTTACAAAGCATAAAAATTATAAATTTTCTCAAACAAACTACAAAGCTGATAAATTGCTTCACTAAAATTAATGTTATCATCAATTCTATAGCACTCATCAAGATTACGATTCCCCGTCGCAATCTTTCCTACATATAAATGATCAATCTTTTGTTCTTTAATAAAATGTTTCAATTCAAGATAGCCACTAAAAAATTCTGCCATTAAATCCAAATCACTTTTATATAGAGATACGACTATTATTAAGTCACTCCCAGTAAACTTTTTTTCAACTACCATCTGTCCATATGACTTTAATGATAATTGGATATCTAAATCTATCCCAATTTCATAAAACTTTTGTTTATATACAATTAGTGAGCTAACTGAGTAACTATCACCAATTACTATAAGTCTTTGTTTTTTTGCTAACTTATCTCTTAAATTTTTCTCAATAATTCTCTCTTTAAATATTTCTTGATGTTTTTTCTCTTTAGTAATCAAGTATTGAACGTCAGTGTAGTTTTTATAGCCTAATTTTTTTAAAAAACGTAATAAAGTTGATTTTGATACTTTTGTATCTTTTAAAATATCAACCATCTTGATTGATTCAATCTGATTACTTTTTTTGATCAGATACGCTGCTAAAAGATAATCATTACTATTATATGAAGAAGTACACAAAATTAAGTTTAGTTTACCTATTATCATAATAACCACCATAATAACAATAAGCTATATTTTGAAAATAGTTATCTAAAATCATATTTTCTAGCGTCTCATCTAGGTAACTAGGAATTTTTAAAAATAGGGCTTTTTCACAAAGAAAATTTTTATAGCCAACACAAATAAGATTGTTTTTCCCCACTAATAAATGTTCAATCAAAGTTGGTTTTAACTCCGCAATTCTTCCTGTCATTGAAAGCAAAATAATTAAATCATCCGCTTGAGGTTCGATATAATTATTATTATAAATAGTATTTTGAATCACAAGTTTTTGCATCATCACCATATCACCTTGAAAACGCAATAATGAATCCATCATCTCATTCGAACCGATTAAAATAACACGGCTACATTTTTTAATCATCTCACAGCACTGATTTATTAATCCTTGATCTGATACTGTCCAATAATCATCGTTATCTAATAGCGGTTTTAAAAGCTGATTAACTTGTTGATTATTTTTGCGAATCGAACGTTCCTCCAACTGACTTATTCGTGCCGCCGCATGGACTTGCATTAAATCTTTAATAATTGAAAATTTTTTAAATCCAAATATTCTAAAAAAGCGATTGAGAGTAGAAACAGAAACATAACATGCATCTGCAATTTCCTGAAGTGTCATTTCAAAAACATCATAATAGTGCAGTAATAAATAATAAGCAATATTATAATTAGTATCTTGAATATCCGGATTATTAATTATTTTTAATAATGAAGTAACAAAAACATTCATTTAAGTTTCTCCTTCCCTATGGTCTTATTATTAAGTTTACCACCATGATACTACACCTGTCAAAATAGAAAAATCCTGTCTAAAACAGGATTTTTACCTTACTATTTAAGATGTTCAATAATATGACGTGCTACGATGATTCCATTTGCTCCTGCCTGAGCCAGCCCTCTTGTTAATCCGGCTCCATCACCTGCTACATACAGATCATCTATTTCACATTCAAACCCTTCTCTTACCTTTGGCCGCGCTGAATAGAATTTCGCTTCCACTCCAT encodes:
- a CDS encoding O-acetylhomoserine aminocarboxypropyltransferase/cysteine synthase family protein, whose translation is MSKDNLRFETKQLHVGQEITDPTGARAVPIYQTAAYVFDNCDHAAARFGLSDAGNIYGRLTNPTEDVFEQRMAALEGGVAALAVASGAAAVTYAIESITRSGDHIVAAKQIYGGTYNLLAHTLTNYGVNTTFVDSDDPENFKLALQENTKAIFIESLGNPNSSLVDVEAVSKIAHEHGIPLIIDNTFGTPYLFRPIEHGADIVVHSATKFIGGHGTTLGGVIVDSGKFDWQASGKFPQLSKPDPSYHGVIFTEAAGAAAFVTRIRAVVLRDKGATISPFNAFLLLQGLETLSLRVERHVENALKVVDYLSKHPKVAKVNHPSLNNSPYHELYQRYFSHGAGSIFTFEIAGDENDAKKFIDNLEIFSLLANVADAKSLVIHPASTTHSQMNEAELAASGIKANTIRLSIGLEHIDDLLEDIENAFDHV
- a CDS encoding alpha/beta hydrolase, which gives rise to MDGSSQPLGIYLPHDYDTNKTYKTIYLAHGGGGNDVEWMNIASANNIMDNLIADGEVADAIVVTKDNTYFNFEKGDSLKNLTECIMLYIEKNYSVSANSQDKVLAGLSSGATVTVQAMFYSNETFGYYGVFSPSRTLDFVEETLTLEMVAAFLKVSQYYVSVGIFDTFVRRNVNVQINEELIKAGANVVFEWKNGAHDWGVWRSQFSEFVKDYLWDRETVVSTPSNPDADVAPQSNSTAAVKTGDSVDMTGLLIISGLSLLGISIQYYYRHRKTH
- a CDS encoding MurR/RpiR family transcriptional regulator — translated: MNVFVTSLLKIINNPDIQDTNYNIAYYLLLHYYDVFEMTLQEIADACYVSVSTLNRFFRIFGFKKFSIIKDLMQVHAAARISQLEERSIRKNNQQVNQLLKPLLDNDDYWTVSDQGLINQCCEMIKKCSRVILIGSNEMMDSLLRFQGDMVMMQKLVIQNTIYNNNYIEPQADDLIILLSMTGRIAELKPTLIEHLLVGKNNLICVGYKNFLCEKALFLKIPSYLDETLENMILDNYFQNIAYCYYGGYYDNR